The Setaria italica strain Yugu1 chromosome IX, Setaria_italica_v2.0, whole genome shotgun sequence genome has a window encoding:
- the LOC101765671 gene encoding zinc transporter 2 translates to MRWNEAFLALGTQFAGGVFLGTALMHFLSDANETFGDLLPGSAYPWAFMLACAGYVVTTLADVVVSHVVSRGRTAPGSSAGGAELEEGKVSATNGTSSEPQPAEAHGSDHSVASMLHNANTLGDSILLIAALCFHSVFEGIAIGVAETKADAWKALWTISLHKIFAAIAMGIALLRMLPNRPFLSCFAYAFAFAISSPIGVAIGIVIDATTQGRVADWIFAISMGLATGIFVYVSINHLLSKGYKPRRPVAVDTPVGRWLAVVLGVAVIAVVMIWDT, encoded by the exons ATGCGCTGGAACGAGGCGTTCCTCGCGCTGGGCACGCAGTTCGCCGGCGGGGTCTTCCTCGGCACCGCACTCATGCACTTCCTCAGCGACGCCAACGAGACGTTCGGGGACCTGCTCCCGGGCAGCGCCTACCCGTGGGCGTTCATGCTCGCCTGCGCGGGGTACGTCGTCACCACGCTCGCAGACGTCGTCGTTTCCCACGTCGTCTCCCGGGGGCGCACCGCACCGGGatcctccgccggcggcgcag AGCTGGAGGAGGGCAAGGTGAGCGCCACAAATGGCACCAGCTCTGAGCCACAACCAGCT GAGGCAcatggatccgatcactcggtTGCATCGATGCTGCACAACGCGAACACCCTGGGCGACAGCATTCTGCTCATCGCCGCCCTCTGCTTTCACTCCGTCTTCGAAGGCATCGCCATCGGAGTCGCCG AGACGAAGGCTGATGCGTGGAAGGCGCTGTGGACCATCAGCCTGCACAAGATCTTCGCGGCGATCGCCATGGGCATCGCGCTGCTCCGGATGCTCCCGAACCGGCCCTTCCTCTCCTGCTTCGCCTACGCCTTCGCGTTCGCCATCTCCAGCCCCATCGGCGTGGCCATCGGCATCGTCATCGACGCCACCACGCAGGGCCGGGTGGCCGACTGGATCTTCGCCATCTCCATGGGCCTCGCCACGGGCATCTTCGTCTACGTCTCCATCAACCACCTCCTCTCCAAGGGTTACAAGCCCCGGAGGCCCGTCGCCGTGGACACGCCGGTCGGGAGGTGGCTCGCCGTGGTGCTGGGCGTGGCCGTCATCGCCGTCGTCATGATATGGGACACCTGA
- the LOC101766086 gene encoding uncharacterized protein LOC101766086, which translates to MKPVPADAPVPATKIAMPGSAAAGAEAALLGKGRKVWVLAAIALLALWSMSAASVSLRWSSSGDLAAFSGDLDVPLLDDLDSLEMEEREKLVGRMWDMYTRTSDEVRLPRFWQEAFEAAYEELAGDDTQVRDAAISEIARMSAHKLELEQTVNENEEENAASNRGGRSMGK; encoded by the exons ATGAAGCCCGTGCCCGCCGACGCCCCGGTGCCGGCGACCAAGATCGCCATGCCCGGTtcggcggcagccggcgccgaggcggcgCTCCTCGGGAAGGGCCGCAAGGTCTGGGTCTTGGCCGCCATCGCGCTGCTCGCGCTCTGGTCCATGtccgccgcctccgtctcccTCCGCTGGTCCTCCTCGGGCGACCTCGCCGCCTTCTCCGGGGACCTGGACGTCCCGCTCCTTGACGACCTCGACTCCCTC gagatggaggagagggagaaatTAGTGGGTCGAATGTGGGACATGTACACACGCACCAGTGATGAGGTACGGCTTCCACGGTTCTGGCAGGAGGCGTTTGAGGCTGCATATGAGGAACTTGCTGGCGATGATACGCAGGTCCGTGATGCAGCTATCTCTGAGATTGCCCGAATGTCAGCTCACAAACTTGAGCTTGAACAGACAGTGAATGAGAATGAG GAAGAGAATGCAGCAAGCAACAGAGGTGGTAGGTCAATGGGGAAGTAG